Genomic segment of Rhodothermales bacterium:
GGGCGGGCGAAGTGGTGGTAGCGGTCGTGCCCGCACGAGCAGGTGGGGCGCGGGGAATCGGGCGTGCTCATGGGTCCACCCTACGCCGCGACCGCAGAGCGGATTCCGAACGCCGTGTGGATTCAGCGCCCGCCCGGGATGCGCATGCGGAACCGTTCCGCCACGCCTCGCCCGCACCCGACCCCGCCGACGGGGACGCCTCGGGATGGCGTAGGACATGCGCGCCGAGCCACCTATCTTGGCCGGCGGCGGTTAGCACGGCGCCCGCCACCGTTCATGTTATGTAGGGACGATTTCAGTTTAGCCCCGTGTGGTTATATGGTTTGCATCCTCCCCAATTCGACTGATCAGAGGTAGTCCTGTCTTATGGATCTCCTAGAAGACATCAGGAGCAAGCTCCCCGCAATACAGTCCCACCCTTCTGAGGAGGGGATCAAGGCCGCCCTGCGCCATGTGGAGGTAGCAGAGCGCTGGTTGCTGCGGGGACGTGACGAAAAAGACGAGGACCTATTTAATGATGTCATATACCGGACAAACCAGGCGTTCGAAGGAATGCTAAAAGAGGCCTTCACCGTCTTGGCGAGCCAAGACGGATCTAGTTTGTCAACTTACAAAATCGAAAACCATCTTGTTAGTAGCAACATTTTATCAGATAGAGTGATGGCCCTTTTTACCAACTATAGACAAGAGTGGCGCAACAAATCAACACATGATCACAAGCTATTCTTTAGTGAACAGGAAGCACTTCTTGCAATTGTGAGCGTGTCTGCATTTGCCACTATTTTAATAGACCAGATAATCGAATTCACCAGTGCCCAAGCAGAAAAAGAAAAAGTTGAGAACAGGAAAGCCGAGCTGACCGCTGAGATCGATAGCGCCAAGAAGTCCTCTTTCCGGGAAGAGGTGATCTCCCTCCTTATGCTATTTGGAAACGAATTATCTAATGAAATTGACGGTCAAACTGAAATGAGAGAAGTGGAATTAATAGGAAGAATGGTTGGTTTCATCCAGACTGTAGACCCATCTATTAACATAATGAGGGAGCCTATTTTGTCGGATGGAAGATCAAGAGCTGATTTAATACTAAGCAGAGGTAAGACCAATATTGTTGTGGAAGTAAAACGAGGTTCTCCCAGATGGTTTAAGAGCTTTCAAGAGAGAGGGCTGTCCCAGGTCATGAACTACATGGACATGTCGGCCACCAGGCACGGGATTCTATATATATCCCCTTACTTGAAAGGTCAAGACATGCGTCACGATGAGGTTTTTTCAGCGAAAGGGCCACAAAAAACCACAATTGATATGTTGGTACCTGTGAAGCCGGACGCATAACCAGCGTTCGCAGGCCCACCGGCCACTTCACCGCCTTTGCTGCCTTACCGACAGCGGCTACTTTGCTCGTTTCACCGTATCGCCGCGTGCGACGGGTAAAGTGCCATCCATTCTACCCCACGCCGAGGCGGCGCAGCCCGCGCGCGAGGAGGTCGGCGAGGAGGTCGGGGTAGGGCCGGTTCATCAGCTCGGCGATGATGGCGAACGTGCCGTCGGGTACTACTCCGTACCTTCAGCGGGATGAAGATCCCGAATGCTGCCGCCGCCTTCGTTCCCCCGGACAAGCTGACCGGCTATCTCCTCGCGCTTGCACACCCTGTCGGCGGCCCGAAGGCACGGTTCTTCCGAGCGCATGGGTTCGACGAGACCAACACAGCGGAGCTAGAAGGGGGCTTGCTCGCTATCGTTCGCCGCGCGGACGCCGAAGCCAGCGAGAGCCCGCACGGCACGAAGTACGTCGCAGACGGCCGGCTCCCAACCCCGAGCGGTCGTCGCGTGCGGGTGCGGACGGTCTGGGTCGTGGACCCAACGGACCCTCGCCCGCGTCTCATTACCGCCTACCCTGCGTGACCTACCGAGAACATCTCATGATCCGAGAACATGATACCGTAGTGCTAAGGCGCGACCTCCCGACTCTGGGCCTGAAGCGAGGGGATGTCGGAGCGGTGGTTCACGTCTACGGCGATGGGGCGGCTGTGGAGGTGGAGTTCGTCGCTGGAGCCGGGACGACGGTTGGGGTGGAAACGCTGGAACTGGAGGATGTACGTCCGCTCGGCCGGGACGAGATTCTACACGCACGCCCCATAGCTGCTTGACCCTTCGCTGTACGCCGCCGGGCTTCCCCGCCTTACACGTCGGGTCCACGTTGCTATCACCGGAGGCCGGGTCGCCCAGCGAGAGGGAGCGGCCATGCGCTCTACCCCACGCCGAGACGGCGCAGTCCACGCGCGAGGAGGTCAGCGAGGAGGTCGGGGTAGGGCCGGTTCATCAACTCGGCGATGATGGCGAACGTGCCGTCGGGCGCGAACGTCGGGAGCGGGTTGATCTCCAGAAACCACGGCTTCCCGCGCTCGTCCACGCGGAAGTCCACGCGCGCGAAGTCCCGGCACTCCAGCTTGGCGTAGATGCGGAGCGCGAGGTCGCACAGCCGCGCCTCCAGCACGCGGTCGAGCGCGCCGTGGATGACGTAGTCGAACGGGGCGGCGGGGTCCTCGTGGCGGTCGAGCGCGTGGAGGCCGATGCCGGAGTTCCGCTCCGTCGCCCGCTGCAGCACGGGCAGCGCCTCGGCCGGGTCGTTCCCGACGACGGCCACGGTAAACTCGCCCCCGACGACGAAGCGCTCCACGAGCACGTCCTGCCCGTAGAGCCGCGTCTGCCGCTCGACCTCGCGGCGCACGCCGTCCGGCGTCTCGGCCCGGCTCGACGGCGCGATCCCCTTCGCGGTCCCCTCGTAGCGCGGCTTCACGAAGAGTGGAAACGGCGGGAGATCCGTCTCGTCCACCGCGTCGGCCGAGGCCAGCACGCGCCAGTCCGGCG
This window contains:
- a CDS encoding DUF6883 domain-containing protein; this translates as MKIPNAAAAFVPPDKLTGYLLALAHPVGGPKARFFRAHGFDETNTAELEGGLLAIVRRADAEASESPHGTKYVADGRLPTPSGRRVRVRTVWVVDPTDPRPRLITAYPA
- a CDS encoding DUF4926 domain-containing protein; translation: MTYREHLMIREHDTVVLRRDLPTLGLKRGDVGAVVHVYGDGAAVEVEFVAGAGTTVGVETLELEDVRPLGRDEILHARPIAA
- a CDS encoding D-alanine--D-alanine ligase, with amino-acid sequence MSLRIGLVYDRFGDTPPPPDAPPDWDAEFEPEETVAVLEAAVRALGHEPVRIGSAQALLAWMQEEPSLGLDAAVNIAESYGSRNREGHAPTLLELAGVPCLGSDALTLSLSLDKAWTKDLARAAGIATPDWRVLASADAVDETDLPPFPLFVKPRYEGTAKGIAPSSRAETPDGVRREVERQTRLYGQDVLVERFVVGGEFTVAVVGNDPAEALPVLQRATERNSGIGLHALDRHEDPAAPFDYVIHGALDRVLEARLCDLALRIYAKLECRDFARVDFRVDERGKPWFLEINPLPTFAPDGTFAIIAELMNRPYPDLLADLLARGLRRLGVG